One genomic segment of Chryseobacterium phocaeense includes these proteins:
- the ctlX gene encoding citrulline utilization hydrolase CtlX, with product MQTTDTVLMIEPIAFGYNAETAKNNYFQVEQKGSDIQSKALAEFNTFVGKLRSKGVNVITIKDTLDPHTPDSIFPNNWVSFHKDGKVVLYPMFASNRRVERREDILESIGNQGFEVVEIDDWSFSETQGHFLEGTGSMIFDHDHKIAYGSVSLRLDENLFREFCEKYGFTPIIFHSYQTVGTERLPIYHTNVMMCVADKFVVICLDCIDDELEREKVIETIKNSGKEIIEISEEQMQQFAGNMLQVQNKDGEKFLVMSQTAYQSLNSGQVAAIEKYCEIIYSDLNTIEVNGGGSARCMLAEVFLPKK from the coding sequence ATGCAGACAACAGATACCGTACTCATGATAGAACCGATTGCATTCGGTTACAATGCTGAAACAGCGAAAAACAATTATTTTCAGGTGGAACAGAAAGGTTCAGATATTCAGTCTAAGGCTTTGGCGGAATTCAATACTTTTGTGGGAAAACTGAGAAGCAAAGGTGTGAATGTAATTACCATAAAAGATACCCTGGATCCTCACACACCGGATTCCATCTTCCCAAATAACTGGGTAAGTTTCCATAAAGACGGGAAAGTGGTACTTTATCCCATGTTTGCTTCCAACAGAAGAGTGGAAAGAAGAGAGGATATTCTTGAAAGCATCGGAAACCAGGGATTTGAAGTAGTAGAAATTGATGACTGGTCTTTTTCTGAAACCCAGGGACATTTCCTGGAAGGAACGGGAAGCATGATCTTTGATCATGATCATAAAATTGCTTACGGTTCGGTTTCTCTGAGACTTGACGAAAATTTATTCAGGGAATTCTGTGAAAAATATGGTTTTACGCCAATAATTTTCCATTCTTATCAGACGGTAGGAACGGAAAGACTACCTATTTACCATACCAATGTAATGATGTGTGTGGCTGACAAATTTGTAGTGATCTGTCTGGACTGCATCGATGATGAGCTGGAAAGGGAAAAAGTGATTGAAACCATTAAAAACTCCGGAAAAGAGATTATTGAAATTTCAGAAGAACAGATGCAGCAGTTTGCAGGAAATATGCTTCAGGTTCAGAATAAAGACGGTGAAAAATTTCTGGTGATGAGCCAGACAGCTTACCAGTCCTTAAACTCTGGACAGGTGGCTGCCATAGAAAAATACTGTGAAATTATTTATTCGGACCTGAATACCATTGAAGTAAACGGTGGTGGAAGCGCCAGATGTATGCTGGCTGAGGTTTTCCTTCCGAAAAAATAA
- a CDS encoding discoidin domain-containing protein produces the protein MQQFFLSFAVLLGIFVGAQQKTFCNPINIDYGYTPFEVFSKQGKHRATADPVIVNFKNKLFLFSTNQEGYWYSDDMLDWKFVKRKFLRDNKYTHDLNAPAVWAMKDTLYVYGSTWEQDFPIWKSTNPTKDDWKIAVDTLKVGAWDPAFHYDEDKNKLYLYWGSSNEWPLLGTEVKVKNLQSEGFTKPIIKLKPEDHGWERFGEYNDNVFLQPFVEGAWMTKHNGKYYMQYGAPATEFSGYSDGVYVSKNPLEGFEYQQHNPFSYKPGGFARGAGHGATFEDNYKNWWHISTIFISTKNNFERRLGIWPAGFDKDDVMYTNTAYGDYPTLLPQYAQGKDFSKGLFAGWMLLNYNKPVQVSSTLGGYQPNLAVDEDIKTYWSAKTGNSGEWFQTDLGDISTINAIQINYADQDAEFMGKTLGKMHQYKIYGSNDGKKWNVIVDKSKNTKDVPHDYVELEKPAKARFLKMENLKMPTGKFALSGFRVFGKGAGEQPKKVEGFVPLRADPKKYGERRSIWMKWQQNQDADGYVIYWGKSPDKLYGSMMVYGKNEYFFTGADRTDAYYFQIEAFNANGVSERTEIVKSE, from the coding sequence ATGCAGCAGTTTTTTTTATCGTTCGCTGTTTTGTTGGGAATATTTGTGGGAGCCCAGCAGAAAACATTCTGTAACCCTATCAATATAGATTATGGCTATACGCCGTTTGAAGTATTCTCAAAACAGGGGAAACACCGGGCTACAGCCGATCCCGTAATCGTTAATTTTAAAAATAAACTATTCCTGTTCTCTACCAACCAGGAAGGCTACTGGTACAGCGATGATATGCTGGACTGGAAATTTGTGAAAAGAAAATTCCTCAGAGATAATAAATATACCCATGACCTCAATGCACCAGCAGTCTGGGCAATGAAAGATACACTCTACGTTTACGGTTCTACCTGGGAACAGGATTTCCCGATCTGGAAGAGTACCAACCCTACCAAAGACGACTGGAAAATTGCTGTAGACACTCTAAAAGTAGGAGCATGGGATCCGGCGTTCCATTATGATGAAGATAAAAACAAACTCTATCTGTACTGGGGTTCCAGTAATGAATGGCCGCTTTTGGGAACAGAAGTGAAGGTGAAAAATCTGCAGTCGGAAGGGTTTACAAAACCCATTATTAAGCTGAAACCTGAAGACCATGGCTGGGAAAGATTCGGGGAATACAATGACAATGTTTTCCTGCAGCCGTTTGTAGAAGGTGCCTGGATGACGAAACACAACGGAAAATATTATATGCAGTACGGAGCTCCGGCCACAGAATTCAGTGGATATTCGGATGGGGTTTATGTAAGTAAAAATCCTTTGGAAGGCTTTGAATACCAGCAGCACAATCCTTTCTCTTACAAACCGGGAGGTTTCGCCAGGGGAGCTGGCCATGGAGCGACCTTTGAAGACAATTATAAAAACTGGTGGCATATTTCAACCATCTTTATTTCCACTAAAAATAATTTTGAACGGAGACTCGGAATCTGGCCTGCCGGATTTGATAAGGATGATGTGATGTACACGAATACGGCTTATGGAGATTATCCGACCCTTCTTCCACAGTATGCACAAGGTAAAGATTTCTCAAAAGGACTTTTTGCAGGCTGGATGCTTCTGAATTACAATAAACCGGTTCAGGTTTCTTCTACTTTAGGCGGATACCAGCCTAATTTAGCGGTGGATGAAGACATTAAAACGTACTGGAGTGCAAAAACCGGGAATTCCGGAGAATGGTTCCAGACTGATCTGGGAGATATTTCCACCATTAATGCCATCCAGATCAATTATGCAGATCAGGACGCCGAATTTATGGGGAAAACTCTGGGGAAAATGCATCAGTACAAGATCTACGGCTCCAATGACGGGAAGAAGTGGAATGTAATTGTTGATAAAAGCAAGAATACCAAAGATGTTCCCCACGATTATGTAGAACTTGAAAAACCGGCCAAAGCCAGATTCCTGAAAATGGAAAACCTGAAAATGCCTACCGGAAAATTTGCATTAAGCGGATTTAGGGTATTCGGAAAAGGAGCTGGTGAACAACCTAAAAAAGTGGAAGGATTTGTCCCACTAAGAGCCGATCCTAAAAAATACGGTGAAAGAAGAAGCATCTGGATGAAATGGCAGCAGAACCAGGATGCAGACGGGTACGTGATCTACTGGGGAAAATCTCCGGATAAATTATACGGAAGCATGATGGTGTACGGCAAGAATGAATACTTCTTTACCGGGGCAGACCGTACGGATGCTTACTATTTCCAGATCGAAGCTTTTAATGCCAATGGGGTTTCGGAGAGAACGGAAATTGTGAAATCAGAATAG
- a CDS encoding dimethylarginine dimethylaminohydrolase family protein, whose amino-acid sequence MRLNIKNETGRLKSVVLGQPNSMGPIPTLEESYDAKSYYSIEHNMYPKEEDIISEMNAFEAVLKKYDVEVLRPSIIKDYNQVFSRDVAFVIDDKMIISNVIADRADEQEAYKKVFEKVAWRKIINLPETAHIEGGDVIVWDDFLFIGTCFSEDYRNYKTARTNEYAIEILKEYFPKKRIIDLELKKNDRVPFEGILHLDCTFNPVGEDKCLIYKNGFVDESDYRLIIDIFGEENCFHLNDEEMFEMFPNIFSISPDVVVSDKTFTRMNNHLRNEWGMTVEEIPYREISKMGGLLRCSTMPLVRE is encoded by the coding sequence ATGAGACTAAACATTAAAAACGAAACGGGCAGGCTGAAATCAGTTGTTTTAGGCCAGCCTAATTCTATGGGACCCATTCCCACACTGGAAGAAAGCTATGACGCCAAGTCCTATTATTCCATCGAACATAATATGTATCCTAAAGAAGAGGATATCATCAGCGAAATGAATGCTTTCGAAGCCGTATTGAAAAAATATGATGTAGAAGTACTCCGCCCCAGCATTATTAAAGATTACAACCAGGTTTTCTCAAGAGATGTGGCTTTCGTAATTGACGATAAAATGATCATCTCAAACGTGATCGCAGACAGAGCCGACGAACAGGAAGCTTATAAAAAAGTTTTTGAAAAAGTAGCATGGAGAAAAATCATCAACCTTCCCGAAACCGCCCACATTGAAGGTGGAGACGTAATTGTATGGGATGATTTCCTCTTTATTGGAACATGTTTCAGCGAGGATTACCGGAACTATAAAACGGCAAGAACCAACGAATATGCCATTGAAATCTTAAAAGAATACTTCCCGAAAAAAAGAATCATCGATCTTGAGCTAAAGAAAAATGACAGAGTACCTTTTGAAGGAATCTTACATTTAGACTGTACGTTCAATCCGGTAGGAGAAGATAAATGCCTGATCTATAAGAACGGATTTGTAGATGAAAGCGATTACCGCCTGATCATTGATATTTTCGGGGAAGAAAACTGTTTCCATCTTAATGATGAAGAAATGTTTGAAATGTTCCCGAACATTTTCTCCATATCTCCGGACGTTGTAGTATCAGACAAGACATTCACCAGAATGAACAACCACCTGAGAAACGAATGGGGAATGACCGTAGAAGAAATCCCGTACAGGGAAATCTCCAAAATGGGAGGCCTCCTGAGATGCTCTACAATGCCATTGGTAAGAGAGTAG
- a CDS encoding alpha/beta hydrolase gives MNKSLAAFLCFISILFLWTGCKEKKVKLGKDASFNKEENVRYGNDSRQVMDLYIPENRNSIQGIFVLIHGGGWRGGDKSQLTFFTLSMMQKFPDYVFANINYRLADQHSFILPNQTEDIDDALDILVKKSVEMKFPPEIILLGNSAGAHLSMLYGYNRIFDLKHRTKVKAIVNIVGPADLNSADFKNYSDYSFVEKHMTDASKPTPTDITNQDIPNPVFWINETSPPTLSYYGNRDQVIPLSQMRKLDSALSQNKVVHASYEFNGGHLDWDKSPNDELLIGNIAGFLKQIDKK, from the coding sequence ATGAACAAAAGTCTCGCTGCCTTTTTATGTTTTATTTCAATCCTTTTTCTTTGGACCGGGTGCAAAGAAAAGAAAGTAAAGCTGGGTAAAGATGCCAGCTTTAACAAGGAAGAAAATGTCCGTTATGGAAATGATTCCAGGCAGGTAATGGATCTTTATATCCCTGAAAACAGAAACTCAATACAAGGTATTTTTGTACTTATTCATGGTGGAGGCTGGCGCGGAGGAGACAAATCACAGCTTACCTTTTTCACTCTTTCTATGATGCAAAAGTTTCCTGATTATGTTTTTGCGAATATAAATTACAGGCTGGCGGATCAGCATTCTTTTATTCTTCCCAACCAAACGGAAGACATTGATGATGCTTTAGATATATTGGTTAAAAAGTCTGTAGAGATGAAGTTTCCCCCTGAAATTATTTTGCTCGGGAACAGCGCAGGCGCCCACTTATCAATGTTGTATGGTTACAACAGGATTTTTGACCTTAAACACCGGACAAAAGTAAAAGCAATCGTAAATATCGTAGGGCCAGCCGATCTGAACAGTGCAGACTTTAAAAACTATTCCGACTATTCTTTTGTTGAAAAACATATGACTGATGCCTCAAAACCTACTCCAACAGATATAACTAATCAGGATATTCCAAATCCTGTTTTCTGGATTAATGAAACCTCACCGCCTACTCTTTCCTATTATGGAAACAGGGATCAGGTGATTCCGCTGTCACAGATGAGAAAGCTGGATTCTGCATTGAGTCAAAATAAAGTAGTGCACGCATCCTATGAATTCAATGGCGGACATCTGGATTGGGATAAAAGCCCGAATGATGAGTTGTTGATTGGGAATATTGCGGGCTTTTTGAAGCAGATAGATAAAAAATAA
- a CDS encoding outer membrane beta-barrel family protein, producing MKKIIILAAAISGSIAFAQEKKSDTAKTKSIEGITITKQVFKKQSDRFVYDVAASPVAKGNTTFDLLKQTPLLSSTDDKTLKIAGKNNALIYINGRKTNMDAESLAQFLKNTPAENIQRIEVITVPGSEFQVESSDGIINIVLKKKMSDGTNGNMRMSNTQNKFNASQASFSVNYRKDKLGISANLNGGENIEPQSYILRNGTSQLKNESVGDIDDPNKNIGGYLNIDYQLNEKNNLALSWNSWANKSYNSTIDLFNTLALTDDKGITDISYTRTKNRADARNYNNSVNLNYEAKLDSLGSKLNVNVAYMIYKRFQFSDNNTMLPGITNWADFSRTKKTIIQDIPQIINNFSGTVDYIQKFKSDFTLSAGGNFNKTRTDNDTKNLTYDYLYSPTGNLTGIETSPETNHFIYDENIYGLYLTLEKKFSDKFSGKIGARYEITNSLGTADSFNPKNKTEPQKHQVIERDYNNFLPYLSFNYAINDKNNISYSFSSRMRRPSFWEINPVRNYITEVNYTQNNPFVKASSTYNQELTYMYKNSYFLILNHSYLKDQITQVPLQGFTKATDGTISEQSVLRYIRTNFGDRQEMSAMVGIQKTFFKQYLTLNFNAGIQHNINDGSLAEDPTTGETFVDKDGKPIVYTNNVKSTSLIVTSNNTLRLDKKKTWFLGVNYFYVDKQQIELGMLKNLMSLDLSIKKNWNDWTFAVNLNDVLRTNVVEIEDYQPNGNYNYIRNDQYRRSVTVSLTYNFGNQKLKKVRDIEAASDDIKSRTR from the coding sequence ATGAAAAAGATCATTATACTGGCAGCAGCCATCTCAGGAAGCATCGCTTTTGCCCAGGAAAAGAAATCCGACACGGCCAAAACAAAATCCATAGAAGGAATTACGATAACAAAACAGGTTTTTAAAAAGCAGAGTGATCGTTTTGTCTATGATGTGGCAGCATCTCCTGTTGCCAAAGGAAATACCACTTTTGATCTGCTGAAACAAACGCCGCTTCTTTCTTCAACGGATGATAAAACGTTAAAGATCGCAGGAAAAAACAATGCACTGATTTACATCAACGGAAGAAAAACCAATATGGATGCTGAATCCCTGGCCCAATTCCTTAAAAATACTCCGGCTGAAAATATCCAGAGAATTGAAGTGATTACGGTTCCGGGAAGTGAATTCCAGGTTGAATCTTCAGACGGGATCATCAATATCGTCCTGAAGAAAAAAATGAGCGACGGTACTAATGGAAACATGCGGATGTCCAATACCCAGAATAAATTCAACGCCAGCCAGGCGAGCTTCTCTGTGAACTACAGAAAGGATAAGCTGGGAATAAGCGCCAACCTGAATGGCGGCGAAAACATCGAGCCTCAAAGCTATATTTTAAGAAACGGTACAAGCCAGTTAAAAAATGAATCGGTAGGTGATATTGATGACCCGAATAAAAACATCGGCGGCTATCTTAATATTGATTACCAGCTGAACGAAAAAAACAATTTAGCTTTATCATGGAATTCATGGGCCAATAAAAGTTATAATTCAACCATTGACCTGTTCAATACACTGGCCCTAACGGATGACAAAGGAATTACGGATATTTCATACACCAGAACGAAAAACAGAGCAGACGCGCGAAACTACAATAACTCGGTGAACCTCAACTATGAAGCCAAGCTGGACTCACTGGGAAGTAAGCTGAATGTAAATGTGGCCTATATGATTTATAAAAGATTTCAGTTTTCAGACAACAATACCATGCTTCCTGGTATCACGAACTGGGCTGATTTTTCAAGAACGAAAAAAACAATTATCCAGGATATTCCGCAGATCATCAACAATTTCTCAGGAACTGTAGATTATATCCAGAAATTTAAAAGTGACTTTACCCTTTCTGCGGGCGGGAATTTTAACAAAACAAGGACAGACAATGATACCAAAAACCTTACTTACGATTATCTTTACAGCCCTACAGGAAATTTAACCGGAATAGAAACCAGCCCGGAAACCAATCACTTTATTTATGATGAAAATATTTACGGTCTTTATCTGACGCTGGAAAAGAAGTTCTCTGATAAATTTTCAGGAAAAATCGGAGCCAGATATGAAATTACGAACAGTCTGGGAACGGCGGATAGCTTTAATCCTAAAAATAAAACGGAGCCGCAAAAGCATCAGGTGATTGAGAGGGATTATAATAACTTTCTTCCGTATTTAAGCTTCAATTATGCGATTAATGATAAGAACAATATCTCTTATTCATTTTCGAGCAGAATGAGAAGGCCGAGTTTCTGGGAAATCAATCCGGTAAGAAATTATATCACTGAGGTTAATTATACGCAGAACAATCCTTTTGTAAAGGCATCATCCACCTATAATCAGGAACTGACGTATATGTATAAAAACTCCTATTTCCTGATTCTGAATCACTCTTATCTCAAAGATCAGATCACCCAGGTTCCGTTGCAGGGATTCACCAAAGCTACAGACGGAACGATCAGTGAACAAAGCGTACTGCGTTATATCAGAACGAATTTTGGTGACAGACAGGAAATGTCTGCCATGGTTGGAATTCAGAAGACTTTCTTCAAGCAGTATTTAACCCTGAACTTCAATGCGGGAATCCAGCACAACATCAACGATGGATCTCTTGCAGAAGATCCTACCACCGGTGAAACTTTTGTAGATAAAGACGGCAAACCTATAGTGTATACGAATAATGTAAAATCTACCAGTTTGATTGTGACGAGTAACAATACCCTTCGTCTGGATAAAAAGAAAACCTGGTTCCTGGGTGTCAATTATTTCTATGTAGACAAACAGCAGATAGAGCTGGGAATGCTTAAAAACCTGATGAGCCTTGATCTGAGTATCAAGAAAAACTGGAACGACTGGACTTTTGCCGTAAACCTGAATGATGTGCTGAGAACAAATGTTGTAGAAATTGAAGATTATCAACCTAACGGAAATTACAATTACATCCGCAATGACCAGTACAGAAGGAGTGTAACGGTAAGCCTTACGTATAATTTCGGAAACCAGAAATTGAAAAAAGTAAGAGATATCGAAGCGGCATCGGACGATATCAAAAGCAGAACAAGATAA